A window of Campylobacter cuniculorum DSM 23162 = LMG 24588 contains these coding sequences:
- a CDS encoding replication initiation protein, translating to MSFAQFVTFDFVEGNYTLKFTQRSQNKLIDTSFSCSNEINSIIFPNFTAMDFNIFFTICYFVSKHIKENGGIKTIKRNKIDVDIKDEYTHDFIEVSYSDLKIFLPQIKNKKRFYKQIYEFSNYKLSNLVLNHIKYKDIKEFNDEGKGEIKIFQFFDVIIVDNFKEILKLKINPYAYFILSKFNNFMSFDMNEFCSFENKYTKTLFRLLKQYENGVSETGADNLNKKSIYMNKDEFQKFIDNSNNYNYNVYDLEKKTIKPSIKELNLGSYSFKNVDYERIYADNKNTKMRKVKGFRFIFEKRND from the coding sequence ATGAGTTTTGCACAATTTGTTACTTTTGACTTTGTAGAAGGGAATTACACTTTGAAATTTACACAGCGAAGTCAAAACAAATTAATTGATACGAGTTTTTCTTGCAGTAATGAAATCAATTCTATTATTTTTCCTAATTTTACAGCTATGGATTTTAATATTTTTTTTACGATTTGTTATTTTGTTTCTAAACATATTAAAGAAAATGGCGGTATAAAAACAATAAAGAGAAATAAAATTGATGTTGATATAAAAGATGAATATACACATGATTTTATAGAAGTGAGTTATAGTGATTTAAAAATCTTTTTACCTCAAATCAAAAATAAAAAAAGATTTTATAAACAAATTTATGAATTTTCAAATTATAAATTATCAAATCTTGTTTTAAATCATATAAAATATAAAGACATAAAAGAATTTAATGATGAAGGTAAAGGAGAAATAAAAATTTTTCAATTTTTTGATGTTATAATTGTTGATAATTTTAAGGAAATTTTAAAATTAAAAATTAATCCTTATGCATATTTTATATTGTCTAAATTTAATAATTTCATGTCCTTTGATATGAATGAGTTTTGCAGTTTTGAAAACAAATACACTAAGACTCTTTTTAGACTTTTAAAACAATATGAAAATGGAGTTAGTGAAACAGGTGCGGATAATCTTAATAAAAAATCAATTTATATGAATAAAGATGAATTTCAAAAATTTATAGATAATTCAAACAATTATAATTATAATGTATATGATTTAGAGAAAAAAACAATAAAGCCCTCTATTAAAGAGCTTAATTTAGGAAGCTATTCTTTCAAAAATGTAGATTATGAAAGAATCTATGCCGATAATAAAAACACTAAAATGAGAAAAGTTAAAGGTTTTAGATTTATCTTTGAAAAAAGAAATGATTAA
- the argS gene encoding arginine--tRNA ligase encodes MKELIFEEIKKILKRDFILENPKDKNLAHFATPLAFTLAKELKKAPLLIAQELAEKFQNNACFEKVEAVKGYLNFKISKDFLNTLANSALKEPQNFTKGKKQKQSFLLEYVSANPTGPLHIGHARGAIFGDTLARLARHLGFKFDTEYYINDAGNQIHLLGLSVFYKVKILHFKQNLEYPQDCYQGEYIEDLAQEAFLHFDKDFFKEENINLLADWAKDKMLEVIVKNLEQARIKIENYVSEKSYYNALDSTLQILKKHKGIYEKEGKIWLASSQKGDEKDRVIVRENGSGTYLAADIVYHKDKMSRAYDKCLNIWGADHHGYILRMKAAMEFLGFDSHKLEIILAQMVSLLKDGQPYKMSKRAGNFILMSEILDEIGADALRFIFLSKKCDTHLEFDINDLKKQDNSNPIFYINYAYARINQVFVKANKNIKDITQANFDSLSDEGINLAFESLNLESVLKDAFETRALHKITDYLKNLATNFHKFYNENRVIGANNEEDLLKLFALVALSIETSFKLMGLQAKKKMEH; translated from the coding sequence TTGAAAGAGCTGATTTTTGAAGAGATAAAAAAGATTTTAAAACGAGATTTTATACTAGAAAATCCTAAAGATAAAAATTTAGCTCATTTTGCTACGCCTTTAGCTTTCACTTTGGCTAAAGAATTAAAAAAAGCCCCGTTGCTCATCGCACAAGAATTGGCTGAAAAATTTCAAAATAATGCTTGTTTTGAGAAAGTTGAAGCGGTTAAGGGATATTTGAATTTTAAAATTTCTAAAGATTTTTTAAATACTCTTGCAAATTCAGCCTTAAAAGAACCACAAAATTTCACAAAAGGTAAAAAACAAAAGCAAAGTTTTTTGCTTGAATATGTCAGTGCAAATCCAACAGGTCCTTTGCATATAGGACATGCAAGGGGAGCAATTTTTGGTGATACTCTTGCAAGACTTGCAAGGCATTTAGGTTTTAAATTTGATACAGAATATTATATCAATGACGCGGGCAATCAAATCCATCTCTTAGGACTTTCAGTTTTTTATAAGGTAAAAATTTTACATTTTAAGCAAAATTTAGAATATCCACAAGATTGCTATCAAGGAGAATATATCGAGGATTTGGCTCAAGAGGCTTTTTTACATTTTGATAAAGATTTTTTTAAAGAAGAAAACATAAATCTTTTAGCGGATTGGGCTAAGGATAAAATGCTTGAAGTCATTGTTAAAAATTTAGAGCAAGCAAGGATTAAAATCGAAAATTATGTCAGCGAAAAATCTTATTATAATGCTCTGGATTCAACCTTGCAAATTTTAAAAAAACATAAAGGAATTTATGAAAAAGAAGGTAAAATTTGGTTGGCTTCTTCGCAAAAAGGTGATGAAAAGGATAGGGTTATTGTAAGGGAAAATGGAAGCGGGACTTATCTTGCTGCTGATATTGTTTATCATAAAGATAAGATGAGTAGAGCCTATGATAAATGCCTAAATATTTGGGGTGCTGACCATCATGGCTATATCCTTAGAATGAAAGCTGCAATGGAATTTTTAGGTTTTGATTCTCATAAACTTGAAATCATTTTGGCACAAATGGTATCTTTGTTAAAAGACGGACAGCCCTACAAAATGAGTAAAAGAGCTGGAAATTTCATCTTAATGAGTGAAATTTTAGACGAAATTGGTGCAGACGCTTTAAGATTTATTTTTTTAAGTAAAAAATGCGATACACACTTAGAATTTGACATTAATGACCTTAAAAAACAAGACAATTCAAATCCTATCTTCTATATAAACTACGCCTATGCTCGAATCAATCAAGTTTTTGTTAAGGCAAATAAAAATATAAAAGATATAACTCAAGCGAATTTTGATTCTTTAAGCGATGAGGGCATTAATCTTGCCTTTGAAAGCCTTAATCTAGAAAGTGTCTTAAAAGATGCTTTTGAAACAAGAGCTCTACATAAAATTACGGATTATCTTAAAAATCTTGCTACGAATTTTCATAAATTTTATAATGAAAATCGCGTAATCGGTGCAAACAATGAGGAGGATTTACTCAAGCTTTTTGCTTTGGTGGCACTAAGCATTGAAACAAGTTTTAAACTTATGGGGCTTCAGGCAAAGAAAAAAATGGAACATTGA
- a CDS encoding TrbM/KikA/MpfK family conjugal transfer protein, translating to MKKHFLTSLMLLGTLQAGNTDLLTGDTALACEAILCLSSPAMPSECMPSLQRYFGISYSKPWKTIQARMNFLNLCPVVAQTPEMKAQAESLSQITGTCTEQELNAQLEKSKQPLEIYKKCKVGDNGIECMDIPIFGYRINPKMTKNCEILSRMTYNDYQNRFKYTCNKQFYKEYEWNAGKKIIAEISQSEYNALKENERFSRTLKERTGFSYKEITHYYRAEPIEKHCWVDTGGSK from the coding sequence ATGAAAAAACACTTTCTTACAAGTTTAATGCTTTTAGGCACTTTACAAGCAGGAAATACAGATTTACTTACAGGAGATACAGCCTTAGCGTGTGAAGCCATACTTTGCTTAAGCTCTCCTGCAATGCCAAGTGAGTGTATGCCTTCTTTACAAAGATATTTTGGTATATCTTATAGCAAACCGTGGAAGACCATTCAAGCGCGTATGAATTTTTTAAATCTCTGCCCTGTTGTCGCACAAACGCCTGAGATGAAAGCTCAAGCAGAAAGTCTCTCACAAATCACAGGCACTTGCACAGAGCAAGAACTCAATGCTCAACTTGAAAAAAGCAAACAACCTCTTGAAATCTATAAAAAATGCAAAGTGGGTGATAATGGAATAGAGTGTATGGATATACCGATTTTTGGTTACAGAATCAATCCAAAAATGACAAAAAATTGTGAAATCTTAAGTCGTATGACTTACAATGATTATCAAAACCGCTTCAAATACACTTGCAATAAACAATTCTATAAAGAATATGAATGGAATGCAGGAAAGAAAATCATTGCCGAAATCTCTCAAAGCGAATACAATGCCCTTAAGGAAAACGAACGCTTCTCTCGCACTCTTAAAGAAAGAACAGGATTTTCCTATAAAGAAATCACACATTATTATAGAGCAGAGCCTATTGAAAAACATTGCTGGGTGGATACAGGTGGCTCTAAATAA
- a CDS encoding type IV secretion system protein encodes MKKKVFSLITSFALSFNVMYGAGIPVVDLGSIAEAVKQYNQMMKEYEQMLKDTSNFEQQMSEFGVGMNNVSDILGDLNSMVNSMQSIYNDITNIPQDFLGNVEQVTRACSFLQTQSPYFKQKLNSYSNAINNDFNRCTSGIKNNADITKSIDELMKKIEKSTDYEERQRYYVEIENIRQAQAFLQAKANEEQTNKIIAFYETYHKKDKNNPYTKEKMSEDLKSLSKALAKPNNQKQAQALTNTILIKILEILQRQYELNMEYSNALVNFSQNTGANQSYSLSEESYKAEYEQQPFNQDLLFFKDAKAYEKDKNGLPVFTIGGNN; translated from the coding sequence ATGAAAAAGAAAGTCTTTTCACTCATTACAAGTTTTGCTTTAAGTTTTAATGTTATGTATGGAGCAGGAATTCCTGTTGTGGATTTAGGAAGCATAGCCGAAGCGGTTAAACAATACAATCAAATGATGAAAGAATACGAACAAATGCTTAAAGACACATCAAATTTTGAACAGCAAATGTCAGAATTTGGAGTGGGTATGAATAATGTGAGTGATATTTTAGGAGATTTAAACTCAATGGTGAATTCTATGCAAAGCATATACAACGATATAACAAATATCCCTCAAGACTTCTTAGGAAATGTTGAACAAGTAACAAGGGCTTGTTCTTTTTTACAGACTCAAAGTCCCTATTTTAAACAAAAACTCAATTCCTATTCTAATGCCATTAATAACGATTTCAATCGTTGCACTTCAGGCATAAAAAACAATGCAGACATCACAAAAAGCATTGATGAATTGATGAAAAAGATTGAAAAAAGCACAGATTATGAAGAGAGACAAAGATATTATGTTGAAATTGAAAACATAAGACAAGCTCAAGCTTTTTTACAAGCTAAAGCAAATGAAGAACAGACAAATAAAATCATAGCCTTTTATGAAACCTATCATAAAAAAGACAAGAACAATCCCTATACCAAAGAAAAAATGTCAGAGGACTTAAAAAGTTTAAGCAAAGCCCTTGCTAAACCAAACAATCAAAAACAAGCTCAAGCTCTCACAAACACCATACTCATAAAGATACTTGAAATTCTCCAAAGACAATATGAATTGAATATGGAATATTCAAACGCCTTAGTCAATTTCTCTCAAAACACAGGAGCAAATCAATCTTATTCATTGAGTGAGGAGAGTTATAAAGCTGAATACGAACAACAGCCTTTTAACCAAGATTTACTTTTCTTTAAAGACGCTAAAGCCTATGAAAAAGATAAAAATGGCTTACCTGTTTTTACCATAGGTGGAAATAATTAA
- a CDS encoding toprim domain-containing protein, producing the protein MKNIAGWIQVALNKNEDFIKLPFDEILRMNAYFEKRDKTSQRYRVFTNEQNDLVIISRNEKGHYLYFNPNDERDRGNIFNFAKNRGIRVEELLKGFENNLEIKPLETTNTSRTKSLEEYKEMKALAFNNHFFQKRLIDAHLIQEFAGLRQDKYHNINIPSFVLSEDKNFLTQAGFVSYLLNPLSDKEQPQIKIKTLCKGNKGLEIIKNASSKKQDIKTILITESMIDTFSLLELKDFNPKECLLCSTNGQITRTQKEVFAHLNETFNQAKVYLGFDRDKKGQEYSELTKENFPNAHILPPQLKDFNDDLMCAKYLNLDNEWNIKDCEKLLLGFEKHCQVFIKNFHTFSQEQRAKSLKQISTEELPKYERIKTKIKAYIDTKSLENSYKELSFLLERELKRG; encoded by the coding sequence TTGAAAAACATTGCTGGGTGGATACAGGTGGCTCTAAATAAAAATGAGGATTTTATCAAACTTCCCTTTGATGAAATCCTAAGAATGAATGCGTATTTTGAAAAAAGGGATAAAACAAGTCAAAGATATAGAGTTTTCACTAATGAACAAAACGACCTTGTCATCATCAGTCGTAATGAAAAGGGTCATTATCTTTATTTTAATCCTAATGATGAAAGGGATAGAGGCAATATCTTTAATTTTGCAAAGAATAGGGGCATAAGGGTTGAGGAATTACTCAAAGGCTTTGAAAACAATTTAGAAATCAAACCCTTAGAAACAACAAACACTTCAAGGACAAAAAGCCTAGAGGAATACAAAGAAATGAAGGCTTTAGCCTTTAACAATCATTTCTTTCAAAAAAGACTCATAGACGCTCATCTCATACAAGAATTTGCAGGTTTAAGACAGGATAAATATCATAACATCAACATCCCAAGCTTTGTTTTAAGTGAGGATAAGAATTTTCTCACTCAAGCAGGATTTGTATCTTATCTCTTAAATCCTTTGAGTGATAAAGAACAGCCTCAAATTAAGATTAAAACTTTATGCAAAGGAAACAAGGGCTTAGAAATCATCAAAAACGCTTCAAGCAAAAAACAAGACATTAAAACAATCCTCATCACTGAAAGTATGATTGACACATTCTCACTCTTAGAGCTTAAAGATTTTAATCCTAAAGAATGTTTGCTTTGTTCAACAAATGGACAAATCACAAGGACTCAAAAAGAAGTCTTTGCTCATTTGAATGAGACTTTCAATCAAGCAAAAGTCTATTTAGGCTTTGATAGGGACAAAAAAGGACAAGAATATTCAGAACTCACAAAAGAAAACTTTCCTAACGCTCATATTCTTCCCCCTCAACTCAAAGATTTCAATGATGATTTAATGTGTGCAAAATATCTTAATTTAGATAATGAATGGAACATAAAAGATTGTGAAAAACTCCTCTTAGGCTTTGAAAAACATTGTCAAGTTTTCATCAAAAACTTTCACACATTCAGCCAAGAACAAAGGGCTAAGAGCTTAAAACAAATCAGCACGGAAGAGCTTCCAAAATATGAACGCATAAAAACAAAGATAAAAGCTTACATCGATACAAAGAGCCTTGAGAATTCTTACAAAGAACTCTCTTTTCTGTTAGAAAGAGAACTCAAAAGAGGGTGA
- a CDS encoding Panacea domain-containing protein: protein MQTLKAYDIALYFLFRARELEAGEVISNLKMQKLLYYAQGHFSALYDEPLFEERIEAWRYGPVVKNVYDRFAKYTNLAIDFKELENYNAKLYTKEHLDTLPFLFNRYNSFSAWELVLKTHEEPLWKKYFDKYNTNEIPFEELKAFFKEELKKEAKGYLA, encoded by the coding sequence ATGCAAACACTCAAAGCCTATGATATAGCCTTATATTTTTTGTTTAGAGCCAGAGAACTTGAAGCAGGAGAAGTCATTTCAAATCTTAAAATGCAAAAACTACTCTATTATGCACAAGGACATTTTTCAGCCCTCTATGATGAACCTTTATTCGAGGAAAGAATCGAGGCTTGGAGATATGGACCTGTGGTTAAAAATGTTTATGATAGATTTGCAAAATATACAAACCTTGCCATTGATTTTAAAGAATTAGAAAATTATAATGCCAAACTCTACACAAAAGAACATTTAGACACGCTACCCTTTCTTTTTAATCGCTACAATTCTTTTAGTGCTTGGGAACTTGTTTTAAAAACCCATGAAGAGCCTTTATGGAAAAAATATTTTGATAAATATAATACAAATGAAATACCTTTTGAAGAGCTTAAAGCTTTTTTTAAAGAAGAGCTTAAAAAAGAAGCTAAAGGATATTTAGCTTGA
- the gmk gene encoding guanylate kinase, translating to MSFILVISGPSGVGKSTLLSKLFTEFKDELYFSISSTTRKPRNGEKDGEHYHFITQDEFQQDIKNGYFLEWALVHQNYYGTSLKQTQEALSQGKIVIFDIDVQGFHQIVEKLDEKIVSVFIITKDKEELKKRLIKRNADTIEHLEQRLENARLEMKELDKYDYLIINENLEQSYEALKSILITQKIRTDGQNLEQIRTLWNKGE from the coding sequence TTGAGTTTTATTTTAGTGATTTCAGGACCTAGTGGTGTGGGTAAATCCACGCTTTTATCAAAGCTTTTTACTGAATTTAAAGATGAGCTTTATTTTTCTATCTCTTCTACAACAAGAAAGCCAAGAAATGGCGAAAAAGACGGGGAGCATTATCATTTTATCACTCAAGATGAATTCCAACAAGACATAAAAAATGGATATTTTTTGGAATGGGCTTTGGTGCATCAAAATTATTATGGCACTTCTTTGAAACAAACCCAAGAAGCTCTAAGTCAAGGAAAAATCGTCATTTTTGATATTGATGTGCAAGGTTTTCATCAGATTGTTGAAAAACTTGATGAAAAAATTGTTTCTGTTTTTATCATAACTAAAGATAAAGAAGAATTAAAAAAAAGACTTATTAAGCGAAATGCTGATACAATAGAACATTTAGAACAAAGATTAGAAAATGCAAGACTTGAAATGAAAGAACTTGATAAATATGATTATTTGATTATCAATGAGAATTTAGAGCAGAGTTACGAGGCTTTAAAATCCATTCTTATAACGCAAAAAATAAGAACAGATGGTCAAAATTTAGAGCAAATTCGAACACTATGGAATAAAGGAGAATAA
- a CDS encoding YopX family protein — translation MTIKEFDFRIYSHKTKKYYEPQIEFIISSKEHINENYVLNDICQKLDELELEPYTGLKDKKGIKIYENDIVLYRDIAILQVVYRNAMFVLEDKNINDEKHRTLSAYKLNIISECGNMNDIEIVGNIHNKEELKLWKEF, via the coding sequence ATGACAATAAAAGAATTTGATTTTAGAATATACTCACATAAGACTAAAAAATATTATGAACCACAGATTGAATTTATTATCAGTTCTAAGGAACATATCAATGAGAATTATGTTCTTAATGATATTTGTCAAAAACTTGATGAGTTAGAGCTTGAACCCTATACAGGTTTGAAAGATAAAAAAGGCATAAAAATCTATGAAAATGATATTGTTTTATACAGAGATATTGCCATTTTACAAGTGGTATATAGGAATGCTATGTTTGTTTTAGAGGATAAAAATATCAATGATGAAAAACACAGAACTTTGAGTGCTTATAAACTTAATATTATCAGTGAATGTGGAAATATGAATGATATTGAGATTGTAGGAAATATACACAATAAGGAAGAATTGAAACTATGGAAAGAGTTTTGA
- a CDS encoding ABC-F family ATP-binding cassette domain-containing protein produces MVEIKNLTMRFANQLLFENVNLKLNRAERYGLIGANGAGKSTFLKILSGELEPSSGEVIFDEGLRIAVLNQNHFAFENYTIKDAVICANKRLFEALKEKEKLYQSEEFNDEVNQRLSELELITAEEDPNYDCELRCEKILSALKIKNINALMSTLQNADKFKVLLAQVLFLSADILFLDEPTNNLDLETISWLENELLRHKGTLVVISHDRHFLNRICSIILDVDFKQIRDFAGNYDDWYMASTLLAKQAELKRDKTLKEREELENFIRRFSANASKAKQATSRAKALEKLEFSEIKISSRRDPSIVFRTKRDIGNEILELKGISKAYEHNLFSNLELKIEKNDKIALIGANGVGKSTLAQIIAAQLKPDSGSVHLGATIELGYFPQDISNKICENLKLYEWLMSENFKDLDEIRKCLGRMLFSGLDQEKMVANLSGGEKHRLMLSKLMLERPNFLLLDEPDNHLDLESIIALGEALYCFKGVVLCISHDRELISSFANRIWHLKEGKILDFRGNYEEFLGENNG; encoded by the coding sequence ATGGTTGAAATTAAAAATCTCACTATGCGTTTTGCAAATCAACTTTTATTTGAAAATGTAAATTTAAAGCTCAATCGTGCAGAAAGATATGGTCTTATCGGTGCAAATGGTGCAGGAAAATCAACTTTTTTAAAGATTCTTTCAGGAGAACTTGAACCTAGTAGTGGAGAGGTGATTTTTGATGAGGGGCTTAGAATTGCTGTTTTGAATCAAAATCATTTTGCTTTTGAAAATTACACCATAAAAGATGCGGTAATATGTGCAAATAAAAGACTATTCGAAGCTTTAAAAGAAAAAGAAAAGCTTTATCAAAGTGAGGAATTTAATGATGAAGTGAATCAACGTTTGAGTGAGCTTGAGCTGATTACAGCTGAAGAGGATCCAAATTATGATTGTGAGCTTCGTTGTGAAAAAATTCTTAGTGCCTTAAAAATCAAAAACATCAACGCTTTGATGAGCACCTTACAAAATGCAGATAAATTTAAGGTTTTATTGGCTCAAGTATTGTTTTTGAGTGCTGATATTTTATTTTTAGATGAACCGACAAATAATCTTGATTTAGAAACGATTTCTTGGCTTGAAAACGAACTTTTAAGACATAAAGGAACTCTTGTTGTCATAAGCCACGACAGACATTTTTTAAACCGAATTTGTTCAATAATTTTAGATGTTGATTTTAAACAAATTCGTGATTTTGCAGGAAATTACGATGATTGGTATATGGCTTCAACACTTTTGGCAAAACAAGCTGAACTCAAACGCGATAAGACTTTAAAAGAAAGAGAGGAATTAGAAAATTTTATCCGTCGCTTCAGTGCTAATGCGTCTAAAGCAAAACAAGCTACAAGCAGAGCAAAAGCCTTAGAAAAGCTTGAATTTTCAGAGATTAAAATTTCAAGTCGCAGAGACCCTAGCATTGTTTTTAGAACAAAAAGAGATATAGGAAATGAAATTTTAGAGCTAAAAGGTATTTCTAAGGCTTATGAGCATAATTTGTTTTCAAATTTAGAACTTAAAATTGAAAAAAATGATAAAATTGCTTTGATTGGAGCAAATGGAGTGGGCAAAAGCACTTTAGCTCAAATCATTGCCGCACAATTAAAACCAGATAGCGGCAGTGTGCATTTAGGTGCAACGATAGAACTTGGATATTTTCCGCAAGATATTAGTAATAAAATTTGTGAAAATTTGAAACTTTATGAATGGCTTATGAGTGAAAATTTTAAAGATTTAGATGAAATTCGCAAATGTTTAGGTAGAATGCTTTTTAGTGGTTTAGATCAAGAGAAAATGGTGGCAAATTTAAGCGGAGGGGAAAAACACAGATTAATGCTTTCAAAACTTATGCTTGAGCGTCCCAATTTTTTGCTTTTAGACGAGCCTGATAACCACCTTGATCTTGAAAGCATTATCGCTTTGGGTGAGGCTTTGTATTGTTTTAAAGGTGTGGTGCTTTGCATCAGTCATGATAGAGAGCTTATTAGCTCTTTTGCAAATCGTATTTGGCATTTAAAAGAAGGTAAAATTTTGGATTTTCGTGGAAATTATGAAGAATTTTTAGGAGAGAACAATGGCTAA
- a CDS encoding twin-arginine translocase TatA/TatE family subunit encodes MHMPSGTQWLIILLIVVLLFGAKKIPELAKGLGKGIKTFKDEMNTDDELTKNTQKIEEKPNHTNAEQNSNLDENKKA; translated from the coding sequence ATGCATATGCCAAGCGGAACTCAATGGTTGATTATTTTGTTAATAGTCGTGTTGCTTTTTGGAGCTAAGAAAATTCCAGAACTTGCTAAGGGTTTGGGTAAAGGGATTAAAACTTTTAAAGACGAGATGAATACTGACGATGAGCTTACAAAAAACACTCAAAAAATAGAAGAAAAACCAAATCATACAAATGCCGAGCAAAATTCAAATTTAGATGAAAATAAAAAAGCTTAG
- a CDS encoding YceI family protein, whose product MKKIFLSSFLAASLLSSGLFAKEYVLDKTHTDVGFKIKHLQISNVKGNFKDYDAVIDYDPQSAEFKKLEANIKVSSINTENKNRDDHLQKNDFFKAQQFPQITFAMKNYQKISNEKGKMNGTLTIAGVSKDIVLDTEIGGTAKTKDGKEKVGFSLSGQIKRSDFNFAPESSTVTLGDEVNLDIEVEANEK is encoded by the coding sequence ATGAAAAAAATTTTTTTAAGTTCGTTTTTAGCCGCTTCTTTACTAAGTAGTGGGCTTTTTGCTAAGGAGTATGTTTTAGATAAAACTCATACTGATGTAGGATTTAAGATTAAACACTTGCAAATTAGCAATGTAAAAGGAAATTTTAAAGACTATGATGCTGTGATAGATTATGATCCGCAAAGTGCAGAATTTAAAAAACTTGAAGCAAATATAAAGGTTTCTTCTATCAACACAGAAAACAAAAACAGAGACGATCATCTTCAAAAAAATGATTTTTTCAAAGCTCAACAATTTCCTCAAATAACTTTTGCGATGAAAAATTATCAAAAAATTAGCAATGAAAAAGGCAAAATGAATGGAACTTTAACCATTGCAGGCGTTTCAAAAGATATTGTTTTAGATACTGAAATTGGCGGCACAGCTAAAACAAAAGATGGTAAAGAAAAAGTAGGATTTTCTTTAAGCGGACAAATTAAAAGATCAGATTTTAACTTTGCACCAGAAAGTTCAACCGTAACTTTAGGTGATGAAGTGAATTTGGATATTGAAGTAGAAGCTAACGAAAAATAA
- a CDS encoding putative metalloprotease CJM1_0395 family protein, whose product MQVNGFAYGLNNYYHTISSNDDKQNLENQQDEQKQDSNQNNEQTQMVNGVALDSKELQVLRELQDTDRNVKAHEAAHQAAGGGLTGPASFSYTRGPDNQMYAIAGEVPIRVQKGNTPEETIAIARQIIAAAMAPSDPSPQDYKVAANATKMEIEARAEAVKMKAEEADVNNDKETKTSETDENNNTNEEYKSSIADVYKRNSMPESNPILSIAS is encoded by the coding sequence ATGCAAGTTAATGGTTTTGCTTATGGGCTGAACAATTATTATCATACAATTTCCTCAAATGATGATAAGCAAAATTTAGAGAATCAGCAAGATGAGCAAAAACAAGATTCAAATCAAAATAACGAACAAACTCAAATGGTTAATGGTGTTGCACTTGATTCAAAAGAACTTCAAGTTTTAAGAGAACTTCAAGATACAGATAGAAATGTCAAAGCACATGAAGCCGCCCATCAAGCTGCAGGTGGAGGACTTACCGGACCTGCGAGTTTTAGCTATACTAGGGGACCTGACAATCAAATGTATGCAATCGCCGGAGAAGTGCCTATAAGAGTGCAAAAAGGAAACACACCTGAAGAAACCATAGCAATTGCAAGACAAATTATAGCTGCTGCTATGGCACCTTCTGATCCAAGTCCTCAAGATTATAAAGTTGCCGCAAATGCTACCAAAATGGAGATTGAAGCGAGAGCAGAAGCGGTTAAGATGAAAGCAGAAGAAGCTGATGTAAACAATGACAAAGAAACTAAAACTTCTGAAACTGATGAAAATAATAACACAAATGAAGAATATAAATCTTCTATCGCTGATGTTTATAAAAGAAATAGTATGCCAGAATCAAATCCTATTTTAAGCATAGCTTCTTAA
- a CDS encoding HIT domain-containing protein — MFYENDYIYIEREVSQVPWLKIFTKEAYKELSDCPCALQKELFEKILLCEKALIEFYKPDKINIASFANYVPRVHFHIMARFKHDAFFPECMWGKQQREVKNLNLPEFEDFISFLKIKLD, encoded by the coding sequence ATGTTTTATGAAAACGACTATATATACATAGAAAGAGAAGTTTCTCAAGTGCCTTGGCTTAAAATTTTTACTAAAGAAGCCTATAAAGAATTAAGCGATTGCCCTTGTGCCTTGCAAAAAGAATTATTCGAAAAAATTTTACTTTGTGAAAAAGCGTTGATTGAGTTTTATAAACCTGATAAAATCAATATCGCTTCATTTGCTAATTATGTTCCAAGAGTGCATTTTCACATTATGGCTCGTTTTAAACACGATGCTTTTTTTCCAGAATGCATGTGGGGCAAACAGCAAAGGGAAGTTAAAAATTTGAATTTGCCTGAATTTGAGGATTTTATAAGTTTCCTTAAAATAAAGCTTGATTAA